The following proteins are encoded in a genomic region of Myxococcus virescens:
- a CDS encoding ATP-grasp domain-containing protein — protein MKATILSRSASIPSTRRLVEVARARGHRVRVLNPLRVQMHLDGRSATLYYGRKKLAPTDVVLPRIAQSISNYGLAVVNQFGLARVSLVNHAQAIAQSRNKMRSLQLLSAHGIDIPSTVMARDAAHLKEMVGLLGGVPVLVKLLQGQEKHGVMVCESLQSLEAALEAVLGLGHNLVMQEYVKSTGIDVRVLVVGGHAVAAVRRRPRPGRLAHTLIKGARLEAHELSPAQRATAEKATRLIGLEVAAVDLLDVQGQPKVFEVNSSPALPEMEAVTGVDLASLIIIRAEALVAGEPPVSMPDLSPPSALPASSEPAQHPVDRKGTGRRARTGEGGA, from the coding sequence CGCGCGCAAGAGGGCACCGGGTGCGGGTCCTCAACCCACTCCGCGTGCAGATGCACCTCGATGGGCGCAGCGCCACGCTCTACTACGGCCGCAAGAAGCTGGCGCCCACGGACGTCGTCCTCCCTCGCATCGCCCAGTCCATCAGCAACTATGGCCTGGCCGTGGTGAATCAGTTCGGCCTGGCGCGGGTCTCGCTCGTCAACCACGCGCAGGCCATCGCGCAGTCGCGCAACAAGATGCGCTCGCTGCAATTGCTCTCGGCGCACGGCATCGACATTCCGTCGACAGTGATGGCGCGCGACGCGGCTCACCTCAAGGAGATGGTGGGCTTGCTGGGCGGCGTGCCCGTCCTCGTCAAACTGCTGCAAGGGCAGGAGAAGCACGGCGTCATGGTGTGCGAGAGCCTCCAGTCGCTGGAGGCCGCGCTCGAGGCCGTCCTGGGGCTAGGGCACAACCTCGTGATGCAGGAGTACGTGAAGAGCACGGGCATCGATGTCCGCGTGCTCGTTGTGGGGGGGCACGCAGTGGCCGCGGTTCGTCGCCGCCCGCGCCCGGGGCGCCTGGCGCACACCCTCATCAAGGGGGCCCGGCTGGAGGCGCACGAGCTGTCACCCGCCCAGCGAGCCACCGCGGAGAAGGCCACCCGGCTCATCGGGCTCGAAGTGGCGGCGGTGGACCTGCTCGACGTGCAGGGCCAACCCAAGGTCTTCGAGGTGAACAGCTCCCCCGCGCTTCCTGAAATGGAGGCGGTGACGGGCGTGGACCTGGCCTCGCTCATCATCATCCGCGCGGAAGCGCTCGTGGCGGGGGAGCCGCCCGTGTCCATGCCGGACCTGTCGCCTCCGTCGGCCCTGCCTGCGTCATCCGAGCCCGCCCAGCACCCCGTGGACCGGAAGGGCACGGGACGCCGCGCTCGGACCGGCGAAGGCGGCGCGTGA